From Paenibacillus sp. FSL H8-0537:
TCCTCCGACAAATATTCGAAGTTCCGCCCGCATAAAGGGGATCGTTTGATGTTCGCGCCGGGTCCCAGCAAAATCGCCACATCTTCAGCCTGGCACTCCTCGCCTAGCGCCTTCCCCATCATTTCGATTAATTCTCGGTCCCAAGAGCTTGCAACGCCTGCAGCAGAAGGAAAGCAAGTAGCCGGCACGCTGTTGAAAATACCGAGATGGTCTCCCCCCTCCTTTTGCTTACGCAAGCCGTGAGGTCCGTCCGTGACCATGATAGACGGGATTCCAAGCCTCTCTACACCTTTCAATCTCCAGAAATCAAGACCGGAGCACATACCAGCTTTTTCTTCCAACGTCATTTGCGAAATCAACTGATCATAATTTCGTTCCATGATTCTTAGCCTCCCTATTCGAATTTTCGGAATTACTCCTTAACCGCTCCAGCTGTCGCGCCTTTAACGAACCATTTTTGGAAAATAGGGAATAATAACAGCATTGGCAAGACGCCGACAAAAGCAATGGCCATACGTACGGTAACTGACGGCAAATCCGCCGTTGAAACTGCTCCGCCTACGTCATTCTGCTGCAGGAACTTAATGTTTTCATTAATGTTGTTCAAGATCGTTTGTATGCTTTGAATGCTGCTGTTCGTCGAAAGAAAGTACATCCCGTTCATCCAATCGTTCCAATACGTTAGAGCTGCAGTCATCCCGACTGTGACGAACATCGGAATCGATAACGGTATTGCGATCTTATAAAAAATTTTAAACTCAGTAGCGCCGTCGATTCGAGCGGATTCCACCAGTGCTCCCGGTAAGGTGTGTTCAAAATAATTTTTGAACATGACGACAAAATAGGCATTCATTAGTAAGTTAGGAAGCAACAAACCTAAAATCGTGTCTTTGATATGGAAAATTTGCGTATACACGATGTAAGTCGATGTCAATCCGCCATTGAACAACATCGTGAAGGCCAACAGAAACATGAGTAATCCGCGGCCGGGAAGGTCTGGCTTACTTAGCGTATAGGCAAGCATAGCGGTAATGAATACTCCGCCTACCGTACCGACGACGGTTACGAATATCGATACGAGGTACCCTCTCCCAATAAGCTCCCATTCCTTGGCCACATATTTGTAAGCCTCCAACGAGAACTTCTCCGGAAGAAAGCTGTAACCGTTTCTCAGAGCGGTTGCTTCATCCGTGAGGGATGACATTATGAGAAGAATGAAAGGCGCTACAGCCAGAATGGATAGGACAATCATCAGGGTATGTCCGGCAATGGACCATTTTTTATCTTTTAAATCAATCATAGTTGATCGCTCCGTCCTCAGAATAGGGAATCTTCTTTGCTATATTTGCGAATGACCGCATTTGCAATGATTACGAGTACAAACCCGACAACTGATTGGTACACGCCTGTTGCTGTCGACATCGTGATATCGCCAAGCTTCATGAGCGCCCGGAACGAATACGTGTCGATCGTCATGGTGACGTCATACAGGGCTCCCGAGTTCATCGGCACTTGGTAAAACAGTCCGAAGTCCGAATAGAACATCCTGCCGACAGCCATAATCGTCATTAAGATGACAACGGGCTTGAGAAGAGGCAGTGTAATATGAAGAATTTGCTGCCATTTCGTTGCTCCGTCTATTTTTGCTGCCTCATAATAATCGGAGCTGATCGTAAGTATCCTTGCTGTATAGAACATTAAGCTATACCCTATTCCCTTCCAGCTATTAACAAAGAGAAGAATAAAAGGCCAATATTTCGGTTCCGAGTACCACGATACGACATCGATCCCTAGCGGTTTCAAAATGGAGTGATTAATAAACCCGTTCTCACTGCTTAGAAACGCGAATCCTAGGTAACTGACAATAACCATGGAAATGAAATATGGAATGAGTACGGCCGACTGATAAACCTTTGCGATCCTTTTACTTATGATTTCGTTAAAAAGGATCGCTACGACGATGGCAAATAACGTGCCCACGACAATGAATAAAAGATTGTATAAAATCGTATTCCGCGTCATGATCCAAGCATCGTCGGAAGCGAACAAGAACTTAAAATTATCGAACCATACGAACGTGCCATTGAATATGCTGCCGGAAAAATCAAGCTCCCGGAATGCGATTTGCATGCCGTACAAGGGCATGAAATTGTTAATGAAAAGATAAATTAACGCTGGCGAAGCCATCAAATACAAAGGTATATAAGACTTCCAATTTTTCTTTTTTTTACGCGTGCCCGGCAACTTCGATACCGCCGTTGCTTTCATTCATTTCGCCTCCCGATCAAGTGCTTTCTCTGTTGTATGAATCTCCTACTGAATGTTATTGTACACAGGGAAACGAACTAGGCGTTATACGCAGGACGACTCATCAGATATCCTTTTCCGACTTAGTGTTCCTGCCGCCTGCAAAATTTACAGAACAGAAATAAAACGCCACCTTCATGAGGTGACGTTCCATAGCGTTTTAAATGAAAAAATTTATAAATATTTCTGAAGCTCCCCGTTCTCGTCCGTCAATTTTGAGAACACGTCCATGTCATTCAAGTTCATCTCGGAACACAAGCCCTGCAGGTATTCGTTTAATTGCCGTATAGCCGCATTTGTTCGGATGCCAACCATCGGGAATAAGGATTCTATCGTGCTGCTTCGATTGACTGGAAAACGGATTCGACGATTAAATGAACCTTTGGCAGTCCGCTTTTGATTCGCTGGCTGATCTCCATATCCCAAATCATTCGTACCGATGAGAAGAAATACCTTCTATGGTTGTCCAATTCCATGGAGCCGGCTCCCCGCGATAATCAAACCCGTTCCATATAAACATGCCTCCCAGAGCCGGCATTTCATTCTTATAATGATTCCATGGATAAGCCAAGTCTCCCGGTCCTGCAGCTCCGCCTAACGTTCCTGTATCAATCGCTGCTCCGGAACCCATCATCATCTTTTTGAAGTAATTTCCACTATCATAGCTGTCGCTTATGTGAAGGATGAGTTTGAACGAAGCTACACGATAGCGGGTATGGCCAAATTGCTGCACCGACTGGATCTGCGGTTTACCAGACCGACGTATACGCTTGAAGCAGCGGATGAAGGCAAGCAAAAGGAGTTTGTGCGCGAACGGTTTCCCCAGTTAAAAAAGAGTAATGAACGATGAGATTCATCATCTGCTGTTTGAAGACGAAAGTATGATCCGGGATTATCAAGCCTTGCAGCAAACCTGGTTCGAGAAAGGGAAGCAACGGATCATTCCGATCACTGGCAACCATCGTGGCGTGAAGCTGCTCGCGACGGTCGACTACGTGACTGGTGAAATCGTATGGCAAGAAGATGAGCCATATACAGCCGAAACATTTTTGGCTTTCCTGAAAACCGTCCTTATTCACTACCCTGCAGGGAAGATTGTGATGGTACTGGATAATGCCTGCAT
This genomic window contains:
- a CDS encoding carbohydrate ABC transporter permease, with the protein product MIDLKDKKWSIAGHTLMIVLSILAVAPFILLIMSSLTDEATALRNGYSFLPEKFSLEAYKYVAKEWELIGRGYLVSIFVTVVGTVGGVFITAMLAYTLSKPDLPGRGLLMFLLAFTMLFNGGLTSTYIVYTQIFHIKDTILGLLLPNLLMNAYFVVMFKNYFEHTLPGALVESARIDGATEFKIFYKIAIPLSIPMFVTVGMTAALTYWNDWMNGMYFLSTNSSIQSIQTILNNINENIKFLQQNDVGGAVSTADLPSVTVRMAIAFVGVLPMLLLFPIFQKWFVKGATAGAVKE
- a CDS encoding ABC transporter permease subunit yields the protein MKATAVSKLPGTRKKKKNWKSYIPLYLMASPALIYLFINNFMPLYGMQIAFRELDFSGSIFNGTFVWFDNFKFLFASDDAWIMTRNTILYNLLFIVVGTLFAIVVAILFNEIISKRIAKVYQSAVLIPYFISMVIVSYLGFAFLSSENGFINHSILKPLGIDVVSWYSEPKYWPFILLFVNSWKGIGYSLMFYTARILTISSDYYEAAKIDGATKWQQILHITLPLLKPVVILMTIMAVGRMFYSDFGLFYQVPMNSGALYDVTMTIDTYSFRALMKLGDITMSTATGVYQSVVGFVLVIIANAVIRKYSKEDSLF
- a CDS encoding winged helix-turn-helix domain-containing protein, which codes for MKDEFERSYTIAGMAKLLHRLDLRFTRPTYTLEAADEGKQKEFVRERFPQLKKSNER